Genomic segment of Thermodesulfovibrionia bacterium:
CCAGTTGTATTCTTTTCTGGCAAGTTCAATAGCTTTAATCCTTTCGTTTTCCATAATCTCAGGTTTAACATTAATGATATCTTCGATCTTCAGCCTTAAGTCAATTATGTTACCAGATTGAAATACAGCGCCACAATTATGAAGCGCATCCTGGTTTTCCGGTATATCGCTGGCCAGGATATAAAGGCCATAACTAAGCGCCTCTAATACGGAAACCGGCAGCCCCTCAGCAATGGAAGGATGAATAAAACAATATGCATTGCTGAATAATTCCTCTTTTAAAGCGCCTATGGCAAATCCCGTAAAAATAATATCCTCATGTTTTGCATATTTTAAAAGTCTTTTATAATATTTATCTCTGTGTTTAGTATCTCCTGCTATAACCAGTTTTTTTCCTTTTTTAATATCCTGCGGCAATCCTTCCCATGCCTTTAAAAGCAAATGGCAGCCTTTCTCAGGAACTAATCTTGACAGAAAAAGAATATAATCTTTCTCATTAATACCATATTGTAAAATAAGTTTTGGCTGACGTAAATTAGCTTCAGGAACTCCATTTCTTAAAACAATAGTTTCCATGCCATAGACTTTTTCCAACATATTTTTATGTCTTATATTAGTACAAAACGTAATGTTAGGAAACTTAACTGATGAATAAGCAGAGATCCGCAGCAACTTTTTCACAAATCTGTTCCACTTATCATTTCTCCAATCAAGTCCATGTATGTGAACAACTGTTTTTTTGCCGAATACCCTGGGTATCCAGCTCAGTACCGATAACCCCACCGAGTTAAAATAAACTATCTTGTATCCACCGAAAAGTATTTTTACTAAAGCAGTAAGTGAATGAGTTATAGCATCAAGATGCTTTGTGTGAATACCCGGACTTTGAAGCAAACCCATCCCTTTATAGCTGCTGATAGGCTTATCCTTCATATAGCTGTGGCGCACAAATATGTCAAACTGATGCCCCTTGTTGACCATGCGGGAGCCGACTTCCTCCATCACATGCTCGATCCCTCCGGGATGCGGCATGCCTTTGACGCCAAGCACTGCTATCTTCATTTTAGAATTCTGTTTTTCAAACAGGCTAATAAAACTTTTTTCAAGCTTATCAGCCGCCTGATCCCAGTTGTACTCATTACGCGCAAGTTCCCTGGCCCGGATACCTTCTTTTTCAATCTCATCCCGGCTCATATTGATAATTTTCTTAATTTTTTCTTTTAAGTCATCCACATCACCGCTTTTAAAAGTCGCACCGCAATCCCGTATCGCATCCTTGTTTTCCTGAATATCACTTGTCAAAACAAATAAACCATAACTCAGCGCCTCTAATACAGAGAGAGGCAATCCTTCAAGTACAGAAGGCTGCACAAAACAATATGCATTGCTTAGTAATTCTTCTCTTAAATCTCCTGTTACAAATCCAGTAAAAATAACATCTTCCAGTTTTTCATATTCTTTACGAAGGTTATCTGTGTATTCGTTCTTGAAATTACTATCTCCTGCAATGATCAGCTTCATTCCATTTTTCTGCTCCAAAGACATTTCCTGCCAGGCCGTTAAAAGAAAATGACATCCTTTTGAATGAACTAATCGTGACATGAATAAAACATAGTCTTTCCCTTTGAGTCCATATTCCTTTATCAGTTCAGGCTTGCGAAAAACCGGGGGAGGAGCTCCATTCGGGATAAACTGACAACTGCTGCCATAATGCTTTTCGAGAAAGATTTTATCAGTCTGCCCGCAGCATATCGTAAGGTTCGGTAACCTGGCTGTTGTATATGCAGAAAAACGTATCAGCATTTTTGCAATTCTGCCCCATTTTTCTCTTTTCCAATCAAGGCCATGCGTGTGAACAACTGATTTTTTGCCAAACAGCCTGGGTATCCAGCTCAATACCGATAACCCCACCGAGTTAAAATAGACTATCTCGTATCCACC
This window contains:
- a CDS encoding glycosyltransferase family 4 protein, with protein sequence MKLKIAVLGAKGIPHPGGIEHVMEEVGSRLVNKGHQFDIFVRRDYMKDQPISSYKGMGLPRSPGIHSKNLDAITHSLTALVKILFGGYEIVYFNSVGLSVLSWIPRLFGKKSVVHTHGLDWKREKWGRIAKMLIRFSAYTTARLPNLTICCGQTDKIFLEKHYGSSCQFIPNGAPPPVFRKPELIKEYGLKGKDYVLFMSRLVHSKGCHFLLTAWQEMSLEQKNGMKLIIAGDSNFKNEYTDNLRKEYEKLEDVIFTGFVTGDLREELLSNAYCFVQPSVLEGLPLSVLEALSYGLFVLTSDIQENKDAIRDCGATFKSGDVDDLKEKIKKIINMSRDEIEKEGIRARELARNEYNWDQAADKLEKSFISLFEKQNSKMKIAVLGVKGMPHPGGIEHVMEEVGSRMVNKGHQFDIFVRHSYMKDKPISSYKGMGLLQSPGIHTKHLDAITHSLTALVKILFGGYKIVYFNSVGLSVLSWIPRVFGKKTVVHIHGLDWRNDKWNRFVKKLLRISAYSSVKFPNITFCTNIRHKNMLEKVYGMETIVLRNGVPEANLRQPKLILQYGINEKDYILFLSRLVPEKGCHLLLKAWEGLPQDIKKGKKLVIAGDTKHRDKYYKRLLKYAKHEDIIFTGFAIGALKEELFSNAYCFIHPSIAEGLPVSVLEALSYGLYILASDIPENQDALHNCGAVFQSGNIIDLRLKIEDIINVKPEIMENERIKAIELARKEYNWDPVVDHLEQLLLEQLK